From Cucumis melo cultivar AY chromosome 3, USDA_Cmelo_AY_1.0, whole genome shotgun sequence:
TAAAAAAACCTCACCTTGGAAAAATGAATGTCACTTACAGataatttttcttttcgttACCAATTGATAACTTTAAAATGTTATCAGATAGTCTAACTTTAAAATGAATAATATTTATATACATACGATTCAAATCACACTTTTTAAATAAACTATAGATCATTAAGGGGTGGCTTTTTTTTTCAtccattttaaattttaaatgagATGGAAGTTAAAATACTGACATATTTAAGGTCTATACTTGTGCAATAACTTTAAAATGATTAATTAACACTTTGATACAATTGAACTAATAATTTGATACATGTAGTCGTGTAAAACAAACATctcgtaaataaaaaaaaaaaatgttttccatttaaaaatacaataaaattctTTAAAACAAGTTTAACAtagtttttcttaatttttttatagcTTATTTAAAGAAATAGTATAGTCTAATTTCATAAAAACAAAGTAGTAAAATAAGTTATCATTTCATAGTCAACAAGTAAAGTACTAATAATCAATCAAAAGGtaagaaattttattgaattaaataaGACAACATTTGAATCAACAAAAGTAAATGTTCAAACAGTTCGTTAATCTATTGATAATAGATATAAATGTGAATATTATGAGTTTAGAAGAAGCTTAACAAGTTTCAAAGGTGATTGAGAAGAGGGAGACAAAAGTGGTCTTAGCATGTGATAGCTTTAAAGAAACCTCTTTAATAATGTTGAAGATATAAACTGTTTGCCTGTGATATAGCTGATAGTGAGAACCACACGGTTGTTTTATTTATCTTCATGTGTTTGTGTTCTGTATTTGCTGATTTCTTAAATTTTTCTTAGTGAGGGTATtggattattattttttaaatgattttctCACTCttaaagaatgaaaaatatgTCCACTAAGTGGACAGAGTTGTTGTCTCCAAAAGGTCATTATTGGactgaagaaaagaaaaggagaatgGGATTTAATtacaagaaaacaaaaatggaaGACAGCACCGAAGATTTAATATgaattgttgttattattattatggtcGTACCAAGTAAATTGAGATGGATTATCATTATGATAAAATGGGATGAAATAAAGTGATACAGTTTCTCGAAAAGATGAAAAGACAGAATGACACATTCACAGATAATAAAGTCCTATACCACATATTTAGTATAGAATTTCTTCTATAAAACTATCTAAATTTCATAATTATTTGGAAAAATATGTAGTGCTATCGTATTACTACCAGAAAAATATGTATTATTATCCatttatcatttaattttttttttttaaaaaaaaatttgtaaatgaTTGGGATGGGACAAATTTATATCTTAAGAAACCTGTTTATAATAGTGTATATAGCCATGTAAGCAAGTATTTAAGTATATGAAACCTCAAAACTAAGTAAGGTTATAAAAATGATCAGGAAAAGGATAATAATGATTATACAAACAAACTTGATACACGAAGAGACTAAAAGAAatgataattataatataataatttagaATGAAGAGACTAAAAGAAACTTagtattattaatattataatttgaagaaaaaagaaaatccgATGCCACCAATTTAGAAAACAGAAGCGATGTTAGATTTTAAATGGGGAATTAAAAAGTGATAAACTAtagtttgatttgattttatgtgatttaaaattaatggtATTAGGAAATGGAAAGGTAAGTGTTGTGTTGATACCAAATAAATGGAGAAACAAGGGATCCTGAGCGTCCAATAGGTTGAAAGTCAAGAGCGCAGATGATCGTCAACTCCTGAGCGCGTGAAACCCAAACTCCCACAATCTCCATTCTCCACGACTCCCCCACTCACACAcactccctccctccctccctccctccctccctccctccctccggGCCTCCCCTCTACATTTCCAATAGGGAACCATAAAAAAGGAAGAGAGGGGAATTTGAGagatttgtataaaatatccTTCTCCCTCTCTCACAGCCACCGTTTCCCCCTTCCTATTTCAATCGCATGTTCTCTGAGCTCCGGCTCCATTAAAGGAGCCTAGCTCATTCCCCCAAACTCCTTTTCTTCCTTTAGATCTCTCTTCTCCCCTCTATTTCAATTCTTCCAATTCCTGGATCTCGACCTTTAACCCAAACCAAACCGCACACAAATGTCAAAACCCTGGGGTGGAATCGGAGCCTGGGCCGCTGATGCCGAGCGTGCTGAGGCTGAGGAACGGGAGGCACAAGCCGCTGCCGCTGCCTCCCAAGCTGAATCCAAGAATTTCCCTAGCCTTAGGGAAGCTGTTAGCACCAAGcccaaaaagaagaagatgtcTCTGTCGGAATTCACTATGGGTACCCCCACGGGTCCTGGCACCGGAGGTAGGATAACGGACAGTCAGGGCTTGACACCGGAGGAAATGATTCGGCTTCCAACTGGTCCAAAAGACCGCTCTGGCGAGGAAGTGCGTTCTGGCCGCCTCGGTGGGGGATTTCCCACTTATGATCGGCAAAGTATGTCTGCTGGGCGATTTCGAGACCGTGATGAAGGCGATGGGTCCTGGGGTGGTGGTCGACGGTCGTATGGTGGGTTCGACGAGGAACGCAGAGGTCCATCTCCTAGGGCTTCTAATTTTGATCAACCTTCGAGGGCTGACGAGGTGGATAATTGGGCAATGACGAAGAAATCTCCCACATTGGATTCGGGTCGACAGAATAGGTATGGGTCATTAGGCGGTGGCATGGGTGGGATGGCATCTAGGGCAGACGAGGTCGATAACTGGGCAAGTGTTAAAAAGCCTATTCCGTCGAGATCCTCCACATTTGGTTCTGGTTATCGTGAGGCGAACGAGCCTGATCGCTGGGGTAGAGGCCGTTCGCGTGATAGTGACACAGAACGACCCCGATTAGTATTGGATCCACCCAAAGGTAATGTCGTTACAAATGAAGCCACGAGGACAAACAAGCCAAATCCTTTTGGAGCAGCAAGGCCGAGAGAGGAGGTTTTGGCTGAGAAAGGGTTGGATTGGAAAAAGTTGGATACAGAAATTGAGGCCAAAAGAACCAGTAGGCCAACCAGTGCTCACTCTAGCAGGCCTTCGAGTGCTCAATCCAGCCGTTCGGAGGGTCCAGGATTACAGGGCGTAGAAAATATGGCGAAGCCGAGGCCAAAAGTCAATCCATTTGGGGATGCCAAACCTAGGGAAGTTTTGCTGGAGGAACGTGGCAAGGACTGGCGAAAGATTGATCTGCAACTCGAGCATCGCGCCGTTGACAGGTCCTAATTTCAGTTTCAATAGTGTTAATCTCTATATCTATCTGTTGTTGTTCAGTGCAGGGTATAATTTGTTGGTTTTCTGATTGTCATTTGGTTCTTTTCCGATATGAAGCTAGCCGGAGCTGTTCTATTGAGAATTAGTTTTAACTTGATTTTTCACTCTGTTAAGGTTCTGACAGCTAGCTGCCTATGTCATCAGCTGAGTAGAGTAATTTTTGGAGTAGCCTTCCTAATATTTTTATACTTATGATAAAAGGCGTTGCTAGGACCTACGGAGCAAATTAGCATGTATGATGGACAAGAGATGATGACCTAGCTATAACTTGAGAATTAGAACTTGAGTGATCATATATGTCTTACAGTTCTATCCAACTTGTTTACTTTGCTGTAGGAGTCATGGGTTAATATTTGGTTATCACTTATCATCAGGAAACAACAAACCAAGAATTGACGGAATGTGATTTTCTAATAACTTTTGGTTTAGTGTTTAGAATTCTGGTTTATATCCAATTTACCACGTGAGCTCTCATAAATTGTTTATTTTGTCCCTAATCGTATTTACCAAAGACTCTACAAAGCAGCCATCACTAGGCCATGAAGAGCGGAGACTCCAAGACATCTTCTGGACTTTGATCATTACCTCGGAATAGTCTGATATTTCTGTCATTCCAAATCAACCACATGATTGTTCTTGCGATATGAAGAAATTCTAGGACTATCTGAATGTATGCCTTTGAGAAGTAAATTCATCCAGAAGACTTCAAAGGGGAGAACCATGCTCCAATCAAAGACAAGAAAATAAATTGGCCCAAATATTTCAGGGGACATATATAAAAGACATAAATTGAAAAGAAAGGGCAGTGGATAGAAGTGCCTTTGTGATTCATTTGCTTCTTTACACAGAGCACCAATTTGAAGATAGGGTGAGCCAAGAACACCTTCTTTATAATCTATTGTAAGCATTAATTCATGAGTGACTAAGTTCCCAAAGAACTTTAATCTTCTGGGGGTAGGACTTGGGAGATTAAAATGCTTCCAAACAGAACTCTAGCTATCCAAAGAAATTGCCCTGCATAAGCTGGTAAAATGCCTCCAAACAACTCTTGGGAACAGCCCAGCACAAATGCTAAGCTGTGAAGTGGTTAAATTTCAGTTATATTCGTGCCAGAAAAAGTTGTGAAAGAATTAGAACCTGTGAATGCTAAGCTGTGAAGTGGTTAAATCATTAGATCACATTTGCTGTCAAATGAATTGGATGCCAGTAATCAACCAGTTCGTCAGAAAGTAGATTTCTTAACCTCTTTAGAAATttattatatgttgatgactaCATTTTAGGAAATGTATGTTTCATTGCTTATTATTTGATTTGAATACAGGTACCAGAAATTGAatcaatacaaaataaaattataacatCTGGTTTTTCTTATAGtgtattatttttcttttttgttccaAAGAATCTTGGAGATAACTCTCTTTCTAGCACGTGCACTTTAATtttatggaattcatttttattttttaagcaaaagaaagatgaaaagatTTTGTTTAAAGTTGGCAAGACCTAAGGGTCATACGTGGCCCTTTTGGGCTTACTCTGCAAATCTTGGCCTTATTTTCATTAGCCTGTTGCACTAAGTGAAGCTTACTTTATCACCTCAATTGAATTAGGTGAAAACACCGTAGGAGAATGTTGATTAGTATGCTTTGAATTGCTTGATTTTCTAGTCATGAGGTGGTTCTTCTCTTAAATGTGGCTTACTCTTTTACCACAGGCCTGAAACAGAAGAGGAAAAGATGTTGAAAGAGGAAATTGATGTCCTAAGAAAGGAACTTGAGGAAGGGTTATCTCTGAATGCTAACAAAGAATCGGTGCAAGAATCTGCTGGAGAGATGCAAAATCTGCGTGAGAGaattaataaaaaagaacatgaaCTGGAGACGCTGATCCTTGATTTGGATGACAAAGTTCGCTTTGGAAAGAAAGCTACTGACAGACCCGGCTCTGGAGCAGGCAGGGCTGCCGTCTTTCCAGAAAGACCTGGCTCTGGAGCAGGTAGGGCTGCCGTCTTTTCAGAAAGACCTGGCTCTGGAGCAGGTAGGGCCACTGTCTTTCCAGAAAGACCACCTTCTCAAGGATCCTTTGACGAGTCCAGAAGTTTTGAATCTGTGGATAGACCTCGATCACGTGGCACTGCAGATGTATGGAGTAGACCCGCTGATGATAGAAAACCAATTCAAGGTGCCAGAGATGGAGGATTTTTGGGCAACAGAGACATGGAGAGGTTTGGATTTGCTAATcattttgttcttctctttgATTCTTGGTTCTTAAACGTTCTAAATGTTTTATTTCATCTGCGAGAAATAACAATTGCATAAAATTTTTGGGGAGGGGGGggatatttttgaaatttttggcTTGTTCATAAGACCACCTTGTTCGTTTTGAATCTCTCAAATATTGCATTTCTGTTCTTATTCCAGGTCGAGGGATAGATGGTAAGCTGCCTTGTGGATACCATTGATTTACGATCTACTTTTGAGTATTGGAAGCTAATAATACATTGGTCTCACTTTTTACgatggttttttcttttcttttcttttttccctgaGCTCTGGAAATTGGAGCGAGAGTACTAGTTGTCTGGTGCCAAACTTTTGTTACCCTTTCAAACGATGTAAAATTGCTATTTCTTAATTTTGTTGAAATTGAAGAGCCTGTATTATGGTTAGGACTCGCATATAACCAGACTGTTGGGATTCCCTagtttatcttcttcttcttcttcatcttgtAACAGTCATTCTGTGTTATACAGCTAATTTGGTTCATTTTGCTCATGGACATGTCAATCTAAGTTGATTCATTTGCACGTGGAAGATGTTATAAACTGCTGCTTTTCTTGCCtcattcgtaggaacaaaatgGTCAAAATTGTTGTTTCAATCATTGGATATTATGAAACCTAACCTAAGGGGTAGGTACCATTCATCTTTCTGCTTGCTTGCTTCTTTGACTTTTTCAGCTTTGTTGGAAAATTTgtattaaaaacaaatttaatacgtaacaacataaaatttgttttaggAATAATATGTATTTTCAAACAGGCTTTTTGGTGCACATTGGTTTTGGTTACCTCAGTAATTGTTTAACGAGACTCAAATTTGAGTAACCACAAATGAAAATGGCATATTTTAATATCTTCTTTTTAGGAAGAAAGCATTACttaatcaaaatcaaaagtcaTTTTGGAATTGAGATAACAGAGCATCTCTTTTAGGTGAAAGAAATAATGAATTAagattgttatttattttttgtttttttaaagaatGATGAAATGTGACAACACCAGACATGAGTAAGAGAATCTAACTATAAAAAATATTGGAGTACTAAATTGTTTATTTTGGTTGGTGGAACATATCTATTAGAAAGttaacttaagaaaaagttTACAATAAGATAATCAAATAAAGTTTATGTTAATCATGGAGTTAGGAAATTTTAGGACTTAGTTTAGTGGAATAATGTCTAAGTATCTATTTGAACGAGAGTTTTTGGCAACTTGGTCAGGAAAAGAACAGACCATGGCTAACAACCACTACCAGTAAGCTTCATCTAGGTTTTTATTTCTTCCTATAAAGATGGATTTTAACTCATGCTCTTTAACAAACATAACTTCTAACATTGTTAAGATGGAAAGAAAGGGGTCAATTATCTAACTAGCTATGCAAAATGTTTGTCTTATGTGGATGATCTTCTTAGATATAGGTCAACATAATGAGTAAGATCatcaactttttttaaaaaaacatcatGCAGACAATCTCGAAAAAATTAGGAATCACATTCTTTGAATAACTCTAGGATTTTATCAAGATAGGTTACAAAAATAGTTGCGAAAAAAACACTGattgatatttcttttttaatggaAAAGTTGTTAAATATGCAACAAAAGGTTGTTGATATGGACTATTGCACAATCATATATAGTTAAATTTGAATGAGGATATATCATGCTGGAGAAAGTAAGTTGACATGGATAAGTGTAAACTCTTGACGAGATAGAGATTTAATTTGAATCAATTTAATGTATACGAATTTGGTTTCATGGATGTTgggaataataaaaattaaaataatgaatACATCTCTCAAATCTCATAAGTTCAAAGGTTTTTAATTCTAAAAGTTATAAATTGAATACGTTTACCTCTGTCTATGTGTACGTAACAAAAAAGatcgataataataataataaaagatctCAAAGGAACACTTTTCAATGAAAGTCATTCGGCAAGCCAAAGATGCTTTTAATAAAGAAGTGAAAGTTATCCAGCCAAGCATTTTGACTAAAATTGTGCCTtaatttttctccttttttgtgtcattatatatatgtttcaaAAGATAGCAAAAACATTACACAATGTTTATCCAATCGATTATAAATTCTCTCACAGAAGTGTTGAATAACTGTAGTTAAGAAtcaatataaaagaaaaaagaaggccaAAGAAGAGAATGTAAATATGATCTTATGAAATTCATGGAGATATATTCATATGGTAGCGCAGACATTGCAATGAAAGCTTATAATACATTTAGGCTTATAaccaaacacaaaattaaagaaaatacaaataaaaataaaaaaaataaaagagggagagagagagagagagagagagaccaAACCGGTGACTGTGAGATTATAATGGACTGGTGATGGGCAATGAAGATAGGGATTGATAATTGGGGATGAAGATGATTTCCTACCTGGCATGTCTAATCCTGTCCTTTTATAATTCAATTCCTCTATTCTTacctcttctttctctctcttgaTGGGTCCATTTGTTGCTCgtcaattttctaaaatattcttttttattttctctttctctctctctctctctctctctctcttttctctgTTGTATTCTTTGATTTTTTCTGGGGAATTGGAATTGGGAGCTAAATCTGGTTCATTGATTCTAAATTTGTAAACTTGCAGATAACCCAGTTTTGTTTTTACCGTATCTTTGGATTTGCATTATTCAGCATTCTTCATTCAATCTTCCAAGCATAGAGAAATAAGCAAAATTTGGATGATCCAGCAGCATGTTCAACCTCTCCAGAAGTAGAAATAACTTCTCTAATGGACATTCCTGTAGTTGATGTTAAAGAAGAGGTTGGTGGAGGAGTAGGTGATGTTGACGGAAGTGATGATGATGGAGATTCAGACCATGATGAGATTGGCCTGAATATGAAAAGCCCGTACCTTGGACCAGAACCAAACAGCCAATCATGAACATCCCAGTAAACTTCTAATCTTGTTCTACTGATTAATATAGATTCATTGCCTCTGAACTTCCAATGAAGGTGTTTGATCTTGATTGCTGGTTGGCCATCGATCCTCATCTCTAGTTCTGGATCGAATGAATCAGATAAACTGGGATTTGTATTGTTGACATTGATGAACTCAATTGAGATGGTGTGGAGCTTGCCTTTCTCATGGAACTGAATTCTGGTGGAGAACATTTTCTTCCCAAATACATGTTCTTTCTTTGAAACAAGAGTTGGCTCAATCAAAGCTGGCCGACAACCTGTCTTTCTGAAAGCATCTTTCTTGAGATCCCCAATAAGCAAAACAACTTCCTCTTCGCAGACAACTGCTACATAGTAATCTGACTGTGGTTCTGTCTCTCCATTGAATTTAGCACTCTTGAGGTCCCAAACCACATCTACAGCTCTACCTTCAACTTCAAAATGCTTAGAACCTTGTTTTCTCCAGAAGTACCATGGCTTCATCTCAACCTTACATTGATATTGCTCGTTTCCTTCTGGTCCTTGAACACAGATGGAAAGACCATGGAGTAACAGATTCTTACACCAAGTCACTGTGATGAGACGACACTGACCAACGAtctttgtttgatacactgacATAAACACACTTTGGCCTGATCGGATTACTGAACCTGGATCATTACTTGCCCTCTCCCCAAATGAGAAACAAGCAGGAATTCCAATTGAATCGTGCATGGCTTACAACCTAATTGTGTTAGAAGATGGAAATGGAGTTTGGGATAAACTAACAGAAAATGATGACAGTAGAAAGCAGAAAGGAGGAAgctgagagagagagagagagagagagagagagagagagagagagagagagaggatctGGACTAGAATATCATTACCCTTGTCCCAGAGATCTATTTCATGGATGCTGACAGACAACTTCTTGGCAGTATGTGCATAGGAAGAGGAAAGAACCCATTATCTGAACTGGCAGCTCTGAATGTGAAAAAGGAGGGACGAGGAAGAAAGAACTGGACACATTTTATAATGGAAAACACCTTCTGCAAGCTGTGTTGAGCATTTCCATGTTCcttcaaaaaaaaagaagaaaaaaaagaaaagaaaaaagagactACAGAAATAAAACTATTTCTTCTGCTGTACAAGTGATTTGGTCTCAATAATGGGTATTAACGCCTCCCATCTCCATAAAACTTAACTTTTTTCATGCACGGTAAAAAGCAGACAAACCCCATTTCATCTAATGTGAAAATCCCTCAAAAAAGGGAGGAAAAAGAATTGATAGAAGAGGAAAGATTTTAGGCAGTCTTGGAGGCACACAACCATGTGAGTGAGTGtgaggaagaaaaaaagaaaaaaagaaaaaggaacttcattaaaatttgaaaatcattTGGGATTACTATGCGGCAGATGCTATTCTAATAATATAATGAGATCGAGATTTGTATTTTTCACCTGGGTTTCTCCTCCCCTATTTGAACTTTGCAGTGGAACTGTTGGGAAGAGCAACTTGGTAAGGAATCTGAAAGATAGATGATGTAGAAATGTAAAAAGAACTGTAGTTTAGGTAACAGAGAAAATAGTCCAGCTTCAGTATTCACTGTATGAGTAACAAGAAGTAGGATTACCTTGAAAGTAGAGAACAATAAACCATAACCCCACTTGTCTGCCGTTGAACATGAAACATATAGAGAAGAACCAAAAAAATATCAGTCATCTTCAACTTTCCTACATCCGAATGACTTGTGAGTAATGTATGTGACCGCTCCAAGgttataattattatgttgaaTAAGAGCTAATGAAAGATGGGGATGGGGCTAATCGACGAaaattctttaaattatttagtgttcTCCCCTCGACATCGCCTCCATTTGACTTGTGTCAATATTCAGCTTCAAAACCGATCCTGTATTTTAGTGCAGTATGATCGACTCAACACAGTTCTGCAACAATAATCACTTAAAATAACAGCTTTAATCCTGGGTTAAACATTGAtcttcttcaaaatttgaagcATCAGTATTAGATTTGCTGTGAGCAAATAATTTCGCATTGTAAAACAAAATAGAGATGAAAAGGATGGAGCATTACTGAAAGGGGGCTGGTGGGATGGAATGTTAATTGGTATAGACGTTCAAACGCACCAACACTGAATAAAGAAGAAGTCTctctttttcttaaattattGGCAATATCAATCAAGAAACACAGTCAATCAGTACAAACTTGGCACCCTCATCATCAAACCAATTTCAAAATACcgataaatatatgtatatatttttttttaaaaaaaaataaatgtctacagaacctaaagaGGAGAATAATTCAAGAAAAAGTTCAGCATTTGATTCGTAGTAGGAAGAATCAGAATCTACTCGGCTGGTTCTTACTTTGCAAACCAAAAATGAAATAATCAAATCTGCTTTTTGTACACGTCTTTTCAGTTATCAATACACCATGGTGaaagtttaacttttttttttttccagagCTAACGCCAGTTTCAAACAATCTTACAAGTTACAAGAACTCTCAGATCGACTCTTGCACCTAAAGTATTTCAAGTCGATTACCATTACAGAAATGTCATCCAGACTACCCCTACTCAGAGCTAGATCTACAAGTTCCTTACAAGCAGCCACAAGTCTACTGGAGGTTGGTATCTTCCTACAACAATCATTATTCTCCTTAGGTGAAAATTCTATCTTCATCTTTTTATGTCTGACCAATGATATTCTCCTTGATTTCGATCCAGGACTTTCAATTTCGCAAGCATAGTCAAATTCACCTTCTTCACAGCTTTCCGTTGGCTTCTCACAGATTGAAGATTGGCCCACCCCCACTTTTGGTTGCGTGACTAATGAAACTTTCCGTACTTTTGATGGACTTGGATTTACAGAGCAACAGGTATGTTTAATGCTTCTCAAGGAACCTTTTGATAGCCCAAAACTTTGATCCATCAACCTCGATTGCGTCACAACATCAATAGTCTCTTGGTTTTCCACCTATGAAATTTTGCAACTTCAAAGTTAACATCAATTGCGAAAACAACACAATCATCTATACTCTGATTAATTTGATATTCACAAATTAATTTTCTCCTTAAGCAGTTTAACATTACTGAAAAACTCCCCAGGTAGATATGAAGTGATTGAACAACTTAACAGATTTCTTAGGACTTCATTTTTTGTTCAAGTTTATTTCCCTGTTGATGTCATAGGAAATCAGGTATTATTTCTGGTAAGTAAACTCGAAGGTCAATCAACTGCTGTCCGAATTTAGAAATCTCATCTCAGCACAAAAATTCACTATGGTATCCTCATAATTCAACCTATTTTAACATATGGTCCACAGAGAGTATTCTCACGTGAACATGATGCATTTTGCTGAATATTAGTAAGAGATAAGGTGACCAAGTACAGATGTATAAATGTGAGGGTGTATGATATTATCTTTTaatattcatttttaaaaaagttattttGGAAATACTTTTGTAGCTATTCACAGATACGGCTTTCTTTTGTAATCTATCTTATCAATCAAGGAAATAGTTTTTGTTTCCTATTAAAAGAAAAGCTACTTTGGAAATGAGACAGTTCGCAAACTTATTTCCAAATATATGTCTTAATAAAGATGATTTTATTACAACATGTCAGATATACATCATCTTTTGAAGAGCCGGTTTCAGCTTGTTTCTTTCAAACTGTATTCTCACTCATCATTGAAACCAAGATTTCACACTTCACTCAAAACGAGAACATTTTCTAAAAGTGATTTCATTTAGAACtttcataattttcatttttaaaattttttaatttagtaaaCAGAAAATATATTCCTATGAAGAAGCCATTTACAAAACAAGGGAGATGAGTTATCCCAAAAAAGTTATGGGTTTACCAAAAGGCTTCCCATTTGACAATCACACTTTTTTTAGTACAATCCAAGTGGGAGAATTGAAACACATACTATATACCAGTTGATCAGTTTTCACTTTGTCAATTGACACTTATAAATTTGTTTGCAAACAACCTCTGTAAGAACACACGCAcacacaaaagaaaagaaaaaaaaaaaacccatgcATATGTATCTGAGAATTCATCCATACCTTTTCCCATAGCCCATCAGTGGCCAGAACTAGAAATTCCAAGTCTCCACTAATAAGCAGGACCTTTGAATCAGGCTCTGCCGTCACCCAGTCCTTCAAATGAGCATCACCAATGCTTCTAGAGACAGAAAGAACTCCATGAACTCTCCATGCTCCCCTATGAATCTCAACATATCCACCCTACAACACAACTTCGAGTTCAAGTTCATTGTACAACCTTGCTTTTACGCACTATATAACAGTTAAAACTTAGTACCTTGTTTTCTATTCTTTTACGTTCATCCTCCTGTTCAACTCTATGGTCTTTAGTTACTGCTTCAGCTACTCCACCTCTAGAAAGAACAGCCCTACAATCTCCCAAATTGGAAATAATAACTTCTTCTCCTTGTAT
This genomic window contains:
- the LOC103487724 gene encoding eukaryotic translation initiation factor 4B2 isoform X2, with product MSKPWGGIGAWAADAERAEAEEREAQAAAAASQAESKNFPSLREAVSTKPKKKKMSLSEFTMGTPTGPGTGGRITDSQGLTPEEMIRLPTGPKDRSGEEVRSGRLGGGFPTYDRQSMSAGRFRDRDEGDGSWGGGRRSYGGFDEERRGPSPRASNFDQPSRADEVDNWAMTKKSPTLDSGRQNRYGSLGGGMGGMASRADEVDNWASVKKPIPSRSSTFGSGYREANEPDRWGRGRSRDSDTERPRLVLDPPKGNVVTNEATRTNKPNPFGAARPREEVLAEKGLDWKKLDTEIEAKRTSRPTSAHSSRPSSAQSSRSEGPGLQGVENMAKPRPKVNPFGDAKPREVLLEERGKDWRKIDLQLEHRAVDRPETEEEKMLKEEIDVLRKELEEGLSLNANKESVQESAGEMQNLRERINKKEHELETLILDLDDKVRFGKKATDRPGSGAGRAAVFPERPGSGAGRATVFPERPPSQGSFDESRSFESVDRPRSRGTADVWSRPADDRKPIQGARDGGFLGNRDMERSRDRW
- the LOC103487724 gene encoding eukaryotic translation initiation factor 4B2 isoform X1, which produces MSKPWGGIGAWAADAERAEAEEREAQAAAAASQAESKNFPSLREAVSTKPKKKKMSLSEFTMGTPTGPGTGGRITDSQGLTPEEMIRLPTGPKDRSGEEVRSGRLGGGFPTYDRQSMSAGRFRDRDEGDGSWGGGRRSYGGFDEERRGPSPRASNFDQPSRADEVDNWAMTKKSPTLDSGRQNRYGSLGGGMGGMASRADEVDNWASVKKPIPSRSSTFGSGYREANEPDRWGRGRSRDSDTERPRLVLDPPKGNVVTNEATRTNKPNPFGAARPREEVLAEKGLDWKKLDTEIEAKRTSRPTSAHSSRPSSAQSSRSEGPGLQGVENMAKPRPKVNPFGDAKPREVLLEERGKDWRKIDLQLEHRAVDRPETEEEKMLKEEIDVLRKELEEGLSLNANKESVQESAGEMQNLRERINKKEHELETLILDLDDKVRFGKKATDRPGSGAGRAAVFPERPGSGAGRAAVFSERPGSGAGRATVFPERPPSQGSFDESRSFESVDRPRSRGTADVWSRPADDRKPIQGARDGGFLGNRDMERSRDRW
- the LOC127148710 gene encoding uncharacterized protein LOC127148710; translated protein: MHDSIGIPACFSFGERASNDPGSVIRSGQSVFMSVYQTKIVGQCRLITVTWCKNLLLHGLSICVQGPEGNEQYQCKVEMKPWYFWRKQGSKHFEVEGRAVDVVWDLKSAKFNGETEPQSDYYVAVVCEEEVVLLIGDLKKDAFRKTGCRPALIEPTLVSKKEHVFGKKMFSTRIQFHEKGKLHTISIEFINVNNTNPSLSDSFDPELEMRIDGQPAIKIKHLHWKFRGNESILISRTRLEVYWDVHDWLFGSGPRYGLFIFRPISSWSESPSSSLPSTSPTPPPTSSLTSTTGMSIREVISTSGEVEHAAGSSKFCLFLYAWKIE
- the LOC103487722 gene encoding probable protein phosphatase 2C 14 isoform X1 codes for the protein MTVELSVETVIFNSSQLGRLELCVKKVFSSFPQIFHSRWTKKKMSGIDLRFSHSSCCLKRKRPPNIQIPTLLQPQEIHPHKLDQDATPPTHSFSSTGNDFADHVGVFSVKGKKRFMEDTHKIIPCLGHLNNAFFGIYDGHGGRKAAKFVADNLHNNILEGVANCMGSANKEDAVKAAFLKTDKDFLNLGLGSGVCCVTALIQGEEVIISNLGDCRAVLSRGGVAEAVTKDHRVEQEDERKRIENKGGYVEIHRGAWRVHGVLSVSRSIGDAHLKDWVTAEPDSKVLLISGDLEFLVLATDGLWEKVENQETIDVVTQSRLMDQSFGLSKGSLRSIKHTCCSVNPSPSKVRKVSLVTQPKVGVGQSSICEKPTESCEEGEFDYACEIESPGSKSRRISLVRHKKMKIEFSPKENNDCCRKIPTSSRLVAACKELVDLALSRGSLDDISVMVIDLKYFRCKSRSESSCNL
- the LOC103487722 gene encoding probable protein phosphatase 2C 14 isoform X2, producing the protein MTVELSVETVIFNSSQLGRLELCVKKVFSSFPQIFHSRWTKKKMSGIDLRFSHSSCCLKRKRPPNIQIPTLLQPQEIHPHKLDQDATPPTHSFSSTGNDHVGVFSVKGKKRFMEDTHKIIPCLGHLNNAFFGIYDGHGGRKAAKFVADNLHNNILEGVANCMGSANKEDAVKAAFLKTDKDFLNLGLGSGVCCVTALIQGEEVIISNLGDCRAVLSRGGVAEAVTKDHRVEQEDERKRIENKGGYVEIHRGAWRVHGVLSVSRSIGDAHLKDWVTAEPDSKVLLISGDLEFLVLATDGLWEKVENQETIDVVTQSRLMDQSFGLSKGSLRSIKHTCCSVNPSPSKVRKVSLVTQPKVGVGQSSICEKPTESCEEGEFDYACEIESPGSKSRRISLVRHKKMKIEFSPKENNDCCRKIPTSSRLVAACKELVDLALSRGSLDDISVMVIDLKYFRCKSRSESSCNL